A single window of Raphanus sativus cultivar WK10039 unplaced genomic scaffold, ASM80110v3 Scaffold2157, whole genome shotgun sequence DNA harbors:
- the LOC130505299 gene encoding uncharacterized protein At5g08430-like, whose amino-acid sequence MGDITWVEEGNSNLTSSRKRKARPKRFEFVGWGSRQLIEFLQSIGKDTTTKISRFEVSETISRYIAENGLVDSSSKKRATCDDRLMSLFGVKSILRIKVYDLLEKHYEENRDDADFDYLYEDEAAQIVSRSEKVVRIRKVVREKPRGGAFAAIVSENVKLVYLRKSLVQELVKSRDGFEGKMLGSFVRIKSDPNDYLQNNPYQLVQVTGVKKEPGTDDFLLQVTNYVKDVSISALSDDDFSKEECEDLHQRIKNGSPKQPTIVEMEEKARSLHEDQTKHWLGRELALLQKRIARATEKGWRRELSEYLEKRELLQTPEEQSRLFREVPEVLGEELLPNLEASPEAHESDNEQRLSESPISSIQETPEVRNLFGREDQQCNGFLMSKSSTLPGITPYAMDLNGRLPTWTASSAGDEYLHRGVEQPANGITWEEETPTKEPEVSQLQSSTPAVSNHNNGSQAQPNPSEIIELSDGDEDENGDGETLDPTVEHVEVLSYDREKANWLYKDPQGDIQGPFSLKELKAWNDAEYFYKGFKVWMAGQSLDSAVILTDVLRQV is encoded by the exons ATGGGAGATATAACTTGGGTCGAAGAAGGTAACAGCAACCTGACCAGTTCCAGGAAAAGGAAAGCGAGACCCAAACGGTTCGAGTTTGTAGGATGGGGTTCGAGACAGCTCATCGAGTTTCTCCAATCTATTGGCAAAGATACAACAACCAAGATCTCCAGGTTCGAGGTCAGCGAGACTATCTCGAGGTACATTGCCGAGAACGGTCTCGTAGATTCGTCGAGCAAGAAGAGAGCTACGTGCGACGATAGGCTCATGTCCCTTTTCGGGGTTAAGTCGATACTGAGGATCAAAGTGTATGATCTACTGGAAAAGCATTACGAGGAGAACCGGGACGATGCGGATTTTGATTATCTGTACGAGGATGAGGCGGCGCAGATCGTGAGCCGTTCGGAGAAGGTGGTTAGGATAAGGAAGGTTGTGAGGGAGAAACCTAGAGGTGGTGCTTTTGCTGCAATAGTGAGTGAGAATGTCAAGCTTGTCTACTTGAGGAAGAGTCTGGTTCAGGAGCTGGTTAAGTCTCGGGACGGTTTTGAGGGTAAGATGTTGGGAAGCTTTGTGAGGATCAAGTCTGACCCTAATGATTACCTTCAGAACAACCCTTATCAGCTTGTTCAGGTCACAG GCGTGAAGAAAGAACCTGGGACTGATGATTTTCTCCTTCAGGTTACAAATTATGTGAAAGACGTTTCTATCTCTGCGCTATCTGACGATGATTTCTCCAAG GAGGAATGTGAAGATTTGCATCAGAGAATAAAGAACGGTTCTCCTAAGCAGCCTACAATT GTGGAGATGGAAGAAAAGGCTCGAAGTTTACATGAAGATCAGACTAAACAC TGGCTTGGAAGAGAATTGGCATTGTTACAAAAGCGTATTGCCCGGGCCACTGAGAAGGGATGGCGAAGAGA GCTGTCTGAGTATCTGGAAAAGAGGGAGCTTCTTCAGACTCCAGAAGAACAGTCCCGGCTATTTCGTGAAGTTCCGGAAGTTCTTGGAGAGGAACTTTTACCAAACCTTGAAGCGTCCCCTGAGGCTCACGAAAGTGACAATGAACAACGGTTGAGCGAATCTCCAATATCAAGCATCCAAGAAACTCCAGAAGTCCGCAACCTCTTTGGTCGAGAAGATCAGCAGTGCAATGGTTTTCTCATGTCAAAATCCAGCACACTTCCGGGAATCACGCCTTATGCGATGGACCTAAACGGGAGGTTGCCAACATGGACTGCTTCTTCTGCAG GTGATGAATATCTTCATAGAGGTGTAGAGCAGCCAGCAAATGGCATCACTTGGGAAGAAGAAACGCCAACTAAAGAGCCTGAAGTTTCTCAGCTTCAGTCAAGCACACCAGCAGTATCGAATCATAACAACGGGTCTCAAGCTCAACCAAATCCGTCAGAGATAATAGAACTGAGCGATGGTGATGAAGATGAGAACGGTGATGGAGAGACTCTAGACCCTACAGTTGAACATGTTGAGGTTCTGTCTTATGATAGAGAGAAGGCAAACTGGTTGTACAAAGATCCTCAGGGTGATATACAGGGACCTTTCTCTCTCAAAGAACTCAAAGCTTGGAACGACG